DNA from Thunnus maccoyii chromosome 5, fThuMac1.1, whole genome shotgun sequence:
gactgacaccAGCAGTAGGTCTTGTATTGAAGTCTGTTCCCCCCTCGAATAGTGTTTTCCTCCTGTTAGTATTGTGTTTCCCATAATTCCACCTCTGCGGTTGGgattaggttagggttaggcataGCAATGATAACTGGTTGGGTGCAGGTTAAGCAGGGGAAACACACATCAACAAGGAAACAGACTTTGACACAACACCCAGAgtcctgtgtctgtgtgtgtgggtttagacagcaaaagcactttggttcagGCTAGGGAAAGATGGTGATAAAATGTtgataatatattatatattcagtCTTGCGCCTCAACTCACTATCACTTTCTCAGCATTTAATCAAGACCACAATCTTAAACCATTTTGTGAGTTGGCATATACAGTAcgttcattaaaaacatttcatcattatGCTGATGAACAGAAACATAATTTAGGCTGTATTGTGTtcctttcaaaatgtatttgctgttaaAAATGAGTAGAATGTAAACATAGGCCTGAACAGACAGgtatgaaaaaacacaaagtactgtTCGAGATTTTGTCGTTTCTGCTGGGTGCACAGCCTCAGCAAATACGGGTGGTCTACTGTACAGATGATACTTGCCAAAGCCTCACATGTCTGTGTCTTGATCAGAACCAGGAGGGGGTCTATGGAAATCCCCAAGGTGGTCTGATAAAGTGTTCTCCAATGCTGCCACAGCCACATCTCCCTAAACTGCCGCCAGCCGAAGGTCTACGCCTTCAGTTTTGTCACTCTGAGCAATTAACAGAGTGTTCCCGGTGACATTTTAAGTGCTGACCGTTAAACTAATTGATTTCTGTGACATGTTCTGAAATAGTGAGCAGATAGTCAGTCAGATAAGAGGTGTGTTGAGGTGTGATGTATTATATGAAGGGGGGTTAGTTGTCTTCATTTGTGCGTGCCTGTGGTTCATGTGGATGTTGAATGATGGCCTTGAAAGAAATTTTTGTATGGTTCATGAGTTTGTGTAAACACACTGAGATTAATTGATTGTAAGGAAAAACACCTCCTTCAGTAGTTTAATGAAGATAAATTGtcttttcatctgtttccaGGGCCAGCAGAAGCCTCCAAAGATGTGTAAGTACATCCGTCATTTTCAGGCTATTTAAAGTATTTATGAAGCTCATCATTCGTGGCCCCCGGGCTTCACACATTCAGATCACATAAGATCGCCTTATAAAAGAGCTTTATGTAACTGCACACATTCAGTATTCACACAGgatgtgtttctgtcatgtaTTCATTTCCACACCCCAAAACCTGCCAtcactttgtttttatatgagttatagctgtaaacaaataaagcaGACATATGTTTTCCTATATTTTAGTAATAATAAGTTTACcagcagaaaaagacaaactcaTCAAGTTTCATAAACTTATTAAGAACATTAATTTGGCTCAAATGTATCTTCCTTTACATTTCTGTGATGCCAACTAATTCTTAAATACTTGTTACTGTATTTACTCAGAGGTTAAtgggttttgtgtttgtcttttcgattttttaacaactttaaaaTTTAGATATCtcacaaatgtgaatatattttacattatttacattttttatgatttaaaaaaaaaaaaaatatatatatatatatatatatatatatgtgtgtgtgtgtgtgtgtgtgtgtattggagCAGTGCTTGCCAAAGATTTGATCCTTTATTTTGCTGCAACAGTGTGTACAATGAGCCGTTGGAGTTTCTGCACATTTTATATAACATTAACAATTGATAATGAGATATATAATGTGTGGTGAGTAAAGATTTTTGGTATGTCTGTGATGTTGAATTGGACTTTCAATGAAGACTCAGTGAGCACAGCACAATGCAAAaccaaaaattacaaaaaagtaATATCAAAGCATTACTGTCATTCCTTTTCTTTTGGATCACATGCTGCAGTTTTAGCTTTATATCCATTTTTATATCTCTGTCAAGCCAAACATCTGGCCCAGCGCCATcactattttacaaaacatgcattttcTGGTAACACttatacaaaaaaatgcagaaaggtgaaaagaaaagaaaaaaactaacaaacaaaaaatcccaatagctttttttctctttctccaagTAAATGGCTAGTTTATGTGCTTCATACGTGAACAGCCAACTCAGTCTTTGTGTATCATCCATTCTTACAAAATCAATACCTATTTTTTAATCTATACtgtattgagtttttttttgttcttttccatCTTGACCTGCACTACAAAGTCTGTCAAAAAGTTTCAATTCAGACTCGTGTTTTTCTGTGAAGTGTCATTCAGAGAACAGGTTGTCCTTCCCCATCTACAGTTAGCATTTATCAAAGCTTAGGGAGGGGCAACAGCATTTCCTGGAATCagtttgtgtgcacatacatgtgtgtatgcTCCTTGATAACCATCTGAGCAACCAGCACAGGACCCTGGAGAGCTGACAGCAGCACACTAACTCAGTTAAGCTAATCACAGCTTCCGAGGACTGTACTACACAGCAaaatacctctctctctctcacacacacgcacacacacacacacacagatattatATGAAACACAAGATTAATGGAGTAATACACTCCAAAAGTGACTTTATGTCATTATTTTGCTTGCAATGCTAGAAAAGTAATACACAGGGAATTACAGTAGGTAGTACAGCTTCAAGTTAGCCCTTCAGACTTAATAcgtacaacaacaacaacaaaacaaaactgaggtCATTGGGAAACGGTTGTTCAGTAGCTTAACTCTAGACCTGAAATGGGAGATCAATCTGATCATCAGGCAAGTCATCCAGTGGAGTGGAGTTCACAGAATTCCCAAATGGGCTAATGCAGCATGCCAGCTAAGCAACTGCACTTCCACCGTCCATTATTTGTGTAATGCCTCTCATTAgtgttgtatgtttgtttgtttgtttgttgtcctgTGTGCCCATAAGAGGTGACCTGACCTGTGCTTCTTCTCTCAATCAGGACAGAAGATCCCTCGGCAGAAGATGAGAAAAGAAGGTATTTTTTGCTAATGTTCTCTACATTATTTTCTActttcattatttacattttagttttgtttggtGCTGTTAATTTTCAATGCACTTTTGCAGTATGTAGTTGCAGAATACTGTTCTTTGCTTTATGGTATATCGACtatgaaatgtgaatattactAAAACATTTTGACGTGTCAGTGtatgaaaagcacaggtgtaaacgGTAAAATGAACCATGGCTAAATTCCTTTTAGCTGCCTCAGTTTCAGGAtgctggtattgtgcatgctggctcactgtcacactgtcattgCTTACTGGGACACTAAACAGAgacatcgttaatgttattagtaacaccaGTGCGTATCCTATTATGACAAGTCTAaacgtctgctgtgaaaaatgcctgAATTCATTAGAAGGGACTAACTTTAGTTATGAATAAATTTTACAGATGTCTGATCTAAATTCTTTAATGGTTGTTTTAAATGAGCATATTATCAGTATTAGCAATTATGCTAATTGGGAGTAACTCGTACCATTTACTTTGAAACTTGCAGTTTTAACGTGAATGGTTAGACTGTGAAATCATCAAATCCCCATGCTTTCTAAATTTgggaaaatctttttttatctaCATGTAACAAGCATTTTAATATAACAGCTGTTGGaggtctgtgtttgtatgtttaatGCAGAGGTATTGGGCCTTTATCCACAGATATCACAttaaaaccatagactgtgtAATTATAATGCTTATttctaaaacattaaaaaaaaatcagaccatACTTGCTCTTTAAATTgttttgaagaagaaaaattctctcctttcttctcagGAACTATGGTGGCGTATATGTAGGTCTACCAGCAGACCTGACCACTGTGGCTGAGAGTCAGTCCAAGTCCACACATAAAGGTAAACATCTATAACACTGCACATCccatattcatgaaaataaatctcTTTCATGTGAAAATGAAGGGCACACTAGTGTGGAAGACTGTAGGTTATATTAAGATGATACCTCTGACATTGATGAGCGTCTTGAAGTCAAACAGCTCAGGGTGTAGAGAAAAATAATCCCTGATGGCTGAGCCGCCACCCCATGAAGCCACATGTCGCCTGAAgcatctttgtttttatttgacctTTATTTTCACTGAATGTTAATGAGAAGCATTCCCTTTATGATAACAAACCATTTAGTTCACAGGAAAAAATATTGTaggtttttttaatcaacatgtACCTCAGTAATCCTAAAAGGGCTGTTTCTCTTTTCAAGTGTTTCATGGTTACTTATTCATTCTCTCATTCAGTCTAGcctatagtttttatttatttatgtttctgaCAGAGCGATGGTGTTACAATCTGTGACCTAAACCAATAATGTGCTACTGCTGCTAATATAAACTGCTACCTCACTGTCGTATTTTGCAGCTTTGAAGGCTTTCCAACCTGTCATGTTTGTCCTTGTGGTCATAAAGGTTAAATAGAGAATCGATTGTTTTTTCGTATCCTCTGACACAACAATTAACTCTTTTTTCCACGGAGGTCTCTGAGTTCAAACTGCTGGGTAGAGGGTTGGTGTTGACATTAAGACAGGAGCACATGAACTAGAAATTTGTTAAATAATTGCCCATAAATATCTGATTCAGCTTTTCTCCTCTTGCAGACTAGCAGCTATTGAAGGGAACACAACACAGGTACTCTTAAGAAATAACACCGCTTGCTCTGCATTTTTatatgacatcacatgttgcttttcttcttttaaaatgaacagaatcTGCTACAAATGAAAGCCAATGACTTTAATCTTTGTCTCTGCAGGATCCTGCATATTCAGACACTCACATTATAAGCAGAAAGCATGTGCTCACCATACACCGAATAATCTCTCAGGCTTTCATTGAACGAGGATGTGGACAGCTTGCTGAGGCTCTGAGGACGCAGCCTCATGGAGTCATGGGTGGCACAGTGACGCAGGGACACACCGTCGAGGTCTGCTTACGGCAtccataatcataataataacccttcactttgcaaaaaaaaagaaagagaaatgggCATCGAAGCAGACAAGCACCCACCTTGGGACTGGCAGCCAtgggcggcggcggcggcggcggcgggcaATGTGACAGCCATCTTGGCCTCTTGGTCGCGGCACTGAAACGTTCTCTTTCTCAGGAGGAGACAGGGGACCAGCCAACTAAATAACTGCCTGGGACTCACACACATTCCCAATAGCCCTCTGCAATAATAACCACTGTTCAGTTGTTTCTCTAATATGACATCAATGATTCACTGTGCGGCGGAGAGAGCGAGTCAGAGAGAAATCAAAGCTCCCCTATAGCAAACACATTCCTGTTAATACATCAAAGTACATCTCGGTGTTATTGAAAATAGCGTTGATTTCAATCAGGGACCTGCTGCTGCTACATAACTCTCTGAAAATGACACTGATTTTAATGATCGGTCTAATGGTGATAGAGACCACGAGTTGTTGTAATCCCGCAGTCTCCTGGGTGCATCAGCCAGGTCGTACCTGGTGTTGTCACTTAACTTCTGCCCCAGACTGATTATGTAACATCATATGACTCATGATACAgaaatctctctctgtctctctctctctctctgtctgtctgactctctctctctctctcttactcgtGCTGTCTCTGCAGCATGTTATTTTTCCCCTGAAGATCCCCTGACTTTAGTGCTGCTGGGTTATTCACATAGCTCATACAGTCTCTATCAAGGTTTCCAAAATGCAGAACTGTCAACACAGTCTGTTCAATCGGGTTCATATCTTACAACATAATTGTGATTGAGCGTGTaatagtaaaaaacaaacaaacaaacaaaaacatgtcattaaaTTACATTCAGTTGCAAAATAATCATGAGCAAAGAAAACACACTAAGAGAGACAGAAGTGGTCAGTTGTCTTTCCtctcacttgtttttctttccgtTTAATGACCCCTGCACTGATTTTATAACAATCTATTTTATACTTTATGTATCACTCTTAATTGTTCTACTGTATGTAATCCTCAAAGGAAAAGGctgttattctgtattttttcttattgtcaaccaATCCCATGAAAATACCGAAACAAACCAGCTTTCAGGGAAATGTTTTGGTTGTTATCACATGACCCATCATATGATTGTATACTcattttggtaacactttatttttaagTCCCCCGATTCAGCATTCAttagcagtatataaacaattaataaatggtttataacacactataatgtagttgttagtacatataagtgtttattaaaacattagtcaacaactacagctcctcagaaacagataatgaatgacaatatagtaaaacacacttgtaatgatataaaatgtcttcatagtcgtaattgctgacaaatacaccacattcataaacacttaaaatgtacTTATATCTCTTTATAACTGCATTATAGTGTATTACAAACTATTCAATGTTTATGTACTGCTTATGAATGCTAAATAAGGGGACTTACAGGAAGCTATTAT
Protein-coding regions in this window:
- the LOC121897923 gene encoding overexpressed in colon carcinoma 1 protein translates to MGCGNSSATSTSGGGPAEASKDVTEDPSAEDEKRRNYGGVYVGLPADLTTVAESQSKSTHKD